A window of the Candidatus Obscuribacterales bacterium genome harbors these coding sequences:
- a CDS encoding PstS family phosphate ABC transporter substrate-binding protein, whose translation MVVNSQRSKTNRFIAMMAATALTTVGLTSPTAIAQTPLIQIDGSSTVFPISEAMAEEFMSTNDANVVVGVSGTGGGFAKFCGGEIDISGASRPIKPEEMAACAEAGIEYVEIPVAYDALTVVVNPANTWATELTVEQLQQIWEPAAEGVITSWNQIDPSWPDQELLLFGPGADSGTFDYFTDEIVGEEGASRGDYTASEDDNILVVGVQQNDGAIGYFGFAYYQENRSSLRSIAIDSGNGPVAPTPQSVNNGTYTPLSRPVFIYVRTDALERPEVEAFVNYYISSAPSVVPFVGYVPLSAEAYEMAQTLVNERVAGTVYQQETSGQDIEVVMGLERTLTPVE comes from the coding sequence ATGGTAGTGAATTCTCAACGCTCTAAGACGAACCGCTTCATCGCAATGATGGCAGCAACCGCATTAACCACCGTTGGGTTAACCTCACCGACTGCGATCGCCCAAACTCCCCTGATTCAGATCGACGGTTCCAGCACCGTGTTTCCAATCTCCGAAGCCATGGCAGAAGAATTCATGAGCACCAACGACGCCAATGTTGTCGTTGGGGTGTCTGGAACTGGTGGCGGATTCGCTAAATTCTGCGGCGGTGAAATAGACATTAGTGGTGCATCACGCCCCATCAAACCCGAAGAGATGGCCGCCTGTGCAGAGGCTGGCATCGAATATGTTGAAATTCCCGTTGCCTACGATGCCCTCACCGTTGTTGTTAACCCAGCCAACACTTGGGCTACTGAACTGACCGTTGAGCAACTCCAACAAATTTGGGAGCCAGCGGCAGAAGGCGTTATTACAAGCTGGAACCAAATTGATCCAAGCTGGCCCGATCAAGAACTTCTCCTGTTTGGCCCAGGCGCAGACTCTGGAACCTTTGATTACTTCACCGATGAAATTGTGGGAGAAGAAGGGGCAAGTCGGGGAGATTACACAGCTAGCGAAGACGATAATATTTTGGTTGTCGGTGTCCAACAAAATGACGGAGCGATCGGATACTTTGGTTTTGCCTATTACCAAGAAAATCGGTCATCCCTCCGTTCTATTGCCATTGATTCTGGGAATGGCCCTGTTGCCCCCACACCTCAGAGTGTCAACAACGGAACCTATACCCCTCTCTCACGCCCAGTGTTCATCTATGTGCGCACTGACGCCCTAGAACGCCCAGAAGTCGAAGCTTTTGTGAACTACTACATCAGCAGCGCTCCCAGCGTTGTCCCCTTTGTTGGCTATGTCCCGTTATCCGCTGAAGCCTATGAAATGGCTCAAACCTTAGTCAATGAGCGGGTAGCAGGAACAGTCTATCAGCAAGAAACCAGCGGTCAAGATATTGAAGTCGTCATGGGCTTAGAACGAACCCTGACCCCAGTGGAATAG